Proteins from a single region of Salvelinus sp. IW2-2015 linkage group LG4p, ASM291031v2, whole genome shotgun sequence:
- the LOC111959835 gene encoding alpha-2-macroglobulin has protein sequence MCTTVMAMALNFLCLVFITSVILRTATSSTFNESIYLVTVSSEVVGGTKEKLCAQVHQATEPLSLKVSLEMEGGSSIILLEEAVTQDFYRCISFQVPPVKADSVATVHVSIKGRKDEMSKKTKILIKPKRFLTIFQTDKPVYKPGQTVKFRIVSLDASFLSFNQMYLTVELQDPNSNRIAQWLNQSTVSGILDLSHPMSAEATQGSYIITAWNEKGEQTSQNFDIKEYVLPKYEVKVHLPQTITILDKQATLRVCGKYTYGKPVLGSVMAKVCRNVIQYRWLYDAINICELYHMKTDTTGCATQIIDVTRFGLNESKFDDFEVETEMEEYGTGVILKGSGKASFTNVIITVRFEDVPQAYKPGIAYEGKIKVTGPDSSPIPNEPVYLFLQNGGTSENWTLTTDSKGIASFSLDTSLWSSDSVSLSARYQKVMEDYPYEQGVRRPEYSSDYQFTRKFYSKSKSFVKIMQGEGKFSCEKDGIVLAHYIIQGVELKKGQTTLDFFYLVISRGSIQQHGHLPVTVTEGKVNQGQLTLSLQRMPELTPFAQVVVYTVLPDGEAVADSRDFPIHLCLKNEVSLKFSSLQELPGEKTSLSLQAHPGSLCSLRAIDQSVLLLQPEQELSLDSVFSQLPVQKLSGYSYRVEDFDPYPCRPFPPIVKEEMEVPPLPVPKLSEELEAPPVPDRKKRSVWFVPNNDKNDVYNIFKEVGIKILTNSDVKKPYHCIIPFSMEYDAIRVKSVEEIDAPVSMANMMPETSAARASDGPKETIRTYFPETWIWDLVPVGHTGKVNVEKTVPDTITKWAAGAFCTSPVGFGLAPNTGLTAFQPFFVSLTLPYSVIRGEVFTLKATVFNYLSKCIMVKVILAESDQFTARPCEGCQYTLCLCAEESRTFKWILTPTALGEVSVKVSAEALKTEELCGNEVATVPEKGRIDTVVQSLLVEAEGTQETVSHNALLCPAEGPVEKDISLKLPEVFVEGSAKASLSVLGDLMGRAMKNLDSLLXMPYGCGEQNMVLFAPNIYILNYLQSTRQLTMEIQTRATGFLDSGYQRELNYKHDDGSYSAFGKSDESGNTWLTSFVLKSFGGAKPYIFVDPAHIAQAKAWLASHQQTDGCIASVGKLFHNGMKGGVGDQVSLTAYITAALLELDGNTSVSYHLFPYPSI, from the exons GATTTACCTGGTGACGGTCAGCTCGGAGGTGGTAGGAGGGACCAAAGAGAAACTTTGTGCTCAGGTCCACCAAGCCACAGAGCCTCTGTCGTTGAAGGTGTCGCTGGAGATGGAGGGGGGCAGCAGCATCATTCTACTGGAGGAAGCCGTAACACAGGACTTCTATCGCTGCATCTCCTTCCAG GTACCCCCAGTGAAGGCTGACAGTGTGGCCACTGTCCATGTCAGCATCAAGGGGAGGAAGGATGAAATGAGTAAAAAGACCAAGATCCTTATCAAGCCTAAAAGATTCCTGACCATTTTCCAGACAGACAAACCAGTCTACAAACCTGGACAGACAG TCAAGTTCCGAATCGTCTCGCTGGATGCCAGTTTCTTGTCATTCAATCAGATG TATCTAACAGTGGAGCTTCAG GACCCAAACTCCAACCGCATTGCTCAGTGGTTGAACCAGTCAACAGTGAGTGGAATTCTGGACCTGTCCCACCCCATGTCCGCAGAGGCAACGCAAGGAAGTTACATCATCACTGCATGGAATGAGAAGGGAGAGCAAACCTCCCAAAACTTTGACATCAAAGAATATG TGTTGCCCAAATATGAGGTGAAAGTCCATCTTCCCCAAACAATAACTATTCTGGacaagcaagcaacactgagagTTTGTGGAAA ATACACTTATGGAAAACCAGTGCTGGGGTCTGTCATGGCGAAAGTTTGCCGAAATGTCATTCAATATCGCTGGTTATATGATGCTATTAATATCTGCGAGTTGTATCATATGAAA ACCGACACAACTGGTTGTGCAACCCAAATTATTGACGTGACCCGGTTCGGTCTAAATGAATCAAAGTTTGATGACTTCGAAGTGGAGACTGAGATGGAAGAATATGGAACGG GGGTCATCCTTAAAGGTAGTGGCAAGGCAAGCTTCACCAATGTCATCATAACTGTTCGTTTTGAGGACGTGCCCCAAGCATATAAACCAGGAATTGCATACGAGGGGAAG ATCAAAGTGACCGGTCCAGACTCTAGTCCCATTCCCAATGAGCCTGTGTATCTCTTCCTACAAAACGGTGGCACATCTGAGAACTGGACTCTCACCACAGACAGCAAGGGCATTGCTTCTTTCTCTCTAGACACTTCTCTATGGAGTTctgattctgtctctctgtcg GCTCGTTATCAAAAGGTTATGGAGGATTATCCGTACGAGCAGGGTGTGCGTAGACCAGAATATTCATCCGATTACCAATTCACAAGAAAATTTTATTCCAAGAGCAAGAGCTTTGTGAAGATAATGCAGGGTGAAGGGAAGTTCTCCTGTGAGAAGGACGGTATTGTTCTTGCTCACTACATCATCCAAGGGGTGGAGCTGAAAAAGGGACAGACGACCCTGGACTTCTTCTATCTG GTTATATCTAGAGGCAGCATTCAGCAGCACGGCCATCTTCCGGTGACTGTTACAGAAGGAAAAG TAAACCAAGGGCAGCTGACTCTCTCGCTGCAGCGGATGCCTGAGCTGACCCCTTTTGCCCAGGTGGTGGTGTACACCGTGTTGCCTGATGGGGAGGCAGTAGCAGACAGCCGAGACTTCCCCATTCACCTCTGCCTAAAAAACGAG GTGTCCCTGAAGTTCTCGTCCCTCCAGGAGTTGCCAGGGGAGAAGACCTCTCTGAGCCTCCAGGCCCACCCAGGGTCTCTGTGTTCTCTCAGGGCCATCGACCAgagtgtgctgctgctgcagccggAACAGGAGCTCAGCCTAGACTCT GTCTTCAGTCAGCTGCCTGTTCAGAAGTTGTCTGGATATTCATACAGAGTAGAAGACTTTGACCCCTACCCATGCCGACCATTTCCTCCAATCGTTAAAGAGGAGATGGAAGTGCCCCCTCTACCTGTCCCTAAACTGTCCGAGGAGTTAGAAGCACCACCCGTACCTGACAGGAAAAAACGCTCAGTCTGGTTTGTCCCCAACAATGACAAAAACGATGTTTACAACATCTTTAAA GAAGTTGGAATCAAGATCCTGACCAACTCTGACGTGAAAAAACCTTACCACTGTATTATACCCTTTTCAATGGAATATGACG CTATCCGAGTTAAATCAGTAGAAGAAATTGATGCTCCAGTGTCAATGGCCAACATGATGCCAGAGACTTCAGCCGCTAGAGCCTCTGACGGGCCTAAGGAGACCATCCGCACGTACTTCCCTGAGACCTGGATCTGGGACTTGGTTCCTGTGGG ACATACAGGAAAAGTGAATGTTGAGAAGACTGTCCCTGACACCATCACTAAGTGGGCTGCAGGGGCATTCTGTACTTCCCCAGTGGGTTTTGGCCTGGCTCCCAACACTGGCCTCACTGCCTTCCAACCTTTCTTTGTGAGCCTGACGCTGCCCTACTCTGTCATCCGGGGGGAGGTGTTCACACTCAAGGCCACAGTGTTCAACTACCTCTCCAAGTGTATCATG GTGAAGGTGATTCTAGCTGAGTCGGACCAGTTCACAGCCAGGCCATGTGAAGGCTGCCAGtacacactgtgtctgtgtgctgaAGAGAGCAGGACCTTCAAGTGGATCCTCACCCCAACTGCTCTGG GGGAGGTGAGTGTGAAAGTGAGCGCCGAGGCATTGAAGACTGAGGAGCTCTGCGGAAACGAAGTGGCCACGGTGCCAGAGAAAGGACGCATTGACACCGTTGTGCAATCACTGCTGGTGGAG GCCGAGGGAACCCAGGAGACGGTCAGCCACAacgctctgctctgccctgcag AGGGCCCAGTGGAGAAGGACATCTCTCTGAAGCTGCCTGAGGTGTTTGTGGAGGGCTCTGCCAAGGCCTCCCTCTCAGTACTGG GCGACCTGATGGGTCGGGCCATGAAGAACCTGGACAGCCTGTTGMAGATGCCCTATGGCTGTGGAGAGCAGAACATGGTGCTGTTTGCTCCCAACATCTACATCCTCAACTACCTGCAGAGCACCAGGCAGCTCACCATGGAGATCCAGACCAGGGCCACGGGCTTCCTAGACAGTG GCTACCAGAGGGAGCTCAACTACAAGCATGACGATGGCTCCTACAGTGCCTTTGGGAAGAGCGATGAGTCTGGAAACACGTG GCTCACCTCCTTTGTGCTGAAGTCCTTTGGAGGGGCCAAGCCCTACATCTTTGTGGACCCCGCCCACATTGCCCAGGCCAAGGCCTGGTTGGCCAGTCACCAGCAGACGGATGGCTGCATCGCGTCAGTGGGGAAACTCTTCCATAACGGCATGAAG GGAGGGGTCGGGGATCAAGTGTCGCTCACTGCCTACATCACCgctgcactgctggagctggaTGGCAACACTTCTGTGAGTTATCACCTCTTTCCATatccaagtatttaa
- the LOC139023464 gene encoding alpha-2-macroglobulin-like: protein MTSLQRLGMLLMSTFLPPSPLSQDTVVALQALAKYGAATFSPEGASTVSVSSAGGLKMEFTVNQNNRLLYQEEQLREVPGDYNIKAQGKSCVFVQIAMHYNIPPPPDFSAFNISTQTLGKCDGTKKSLIVSVDVRYNGRREETNMVIINVKLLSGFVLDKSSLRPLKNDPTVKRVDLEEGHVIIYLDGLKQKETKTYSLAIEEDVPVRNLKPAVVKVYDYYQTSKNSI, encoded by the exons atgacctccctacaacgcctgggcatgctcctgatgag TActtttctccccccctccccactgtcacaggacacagTCGTAGCACTGCAGGCCCTGGCCAAGTACGGTGCTGCCACCTTCAGTCCAGAGGGCGCCAGTACAGTCAGTGTGAGCTCGGCCGGAGGCCTGAAGATGGAGTTCACTGTGAATCAGAACAACAGGCTGCTCTATCAGGAGGAGCAGCTGAGGGAGGTCCCTGGAGACTACAACATCAAGGCACAGGGCAAGAGCTGCGTGTTTGTGCAG ATCGCCATGCACTACAATATTCCCCCTCCTCCTGACTTCTCTGCTTTCAACATCTCAACACAGACGCTTGGGAAATGTGACGGCACCAAGAAATCTCTGATAGTGTCTGTGGATGTCAG GTACAATGGTCGGCGAGAGGAGACCAACATGGTGATCATCAATGTCAAGCTTCTCTCCGGCTTCGTCCTGGACAAGTCCTCCCTCAGGCCT TTGAAAAATGACCCCACTGTCAAACGTGTTGACCTGGAGGAAGGACATGTCATCATCTACCTAGATGGG CTCAAGCAGAAGGAAACGAAGACGTACAGCCTGGCCATAGAGGAGGATGTGCCTGTGAGGAATCTGAAACCAGCTGTGGTGAAAGTGTATGACTACTACCAGACAAGTAAGAATTCCATCTAA